The window ACACTCCCCACTAACAAACCTATAACAATTGTAATCAGTGTTTTCATCGCTGAGAGAATCCTACCCCACCATCCCGATTCAGGGAAGTTCAGATGATCCTCACCTCAACCCCACTGTTCTCCCAAATTCCCACGAGAAACATGGAGATTCATTGAATCGAAGAATCCCACACTCCAACATCACTGAGATATAGGGAGAACATTGGGAGAATTGGGTCTCTCAGGGTTTTCTGAGTGATCAGTGTGATAGCTGTATTTCCCCTGAAAACGGGGGATTTGATGTTCGTTGGGTTCGATTCCCATCACCCGCTCCATTTCTTTCAATTTTTGGGAAGACGTATTGGGGCTTCACAAAGGGTTAGCGCGGCGATGGCGGCGGTAGAAGGAGAAGTTTTTTCTGCACTACCCTCACGAGTTATGCAAACCGGGGAGTGTGCCTTGGCCGCTTGAGAAGGCTTCGGATTCGATGCCCATTTGTTGGAGGATAGAGAGGAAGAGGCGGCAGAGGGGTTGGTTATTGCGGGCGTCGAAGGCGAGGTGTTGGCCGTGTTGGAAGCGGCCTCCGGCGAGCAGGATGGGGAGGTTGTCGCAGTTATGCACGTTGGCATCGCCCATGTTGCTGCCGTAAAGGACCATGGTTGAGTCGAGCAAGGTGCCGTTGGGTTCGCGGGTGTCGCGAAGTTGCTTAAAGAGGGCCGCCAAGGTTTGCATTTGACGGTGGTCAATTTTTTCTAGCTGACGAATCTTCTCGGGCGATTGGCCGTGGTGGCTGAGGTTGTGGTAGCCGGTGAGAGATTTTTCTTCGGCGCTGATTTGGAATACGGGCGTGTCGAAGGCGTCGACCATCAGGGTGACGATCCGTGTGGAATCGCTCTCGAATGCCAGCTGGGCCATGCGTAACATCAGGTTGAGCTTGGGAAAGAATTGGGCGCGATCGAGGATGTCTTGAGGAGCCGGTTGGTTGGTCTTTGGCTTGGGGCGGCTTTCCCATTCCTCAGCGACCGTCAGGCCTTGTTCCAGTTCGCGAATGGAGGTGAAGTATTGGTCCAGCCGGGTTTTGTCCTCATGACCGGAACGTGTTTGCAGGCGCTTGGCGTCGGCGTGCAGTGTGTCGAGGATGCTGCCGCGTTCCTTGAGCCGTTGCAGCCGTTGCTCGATTTCACGGGGGCTGCCTTGAATGAACATTTTCCGGAACAGGGCGGACGGTTTATCCTCAGCCGGTAACAGTGCGCCGTCGCGGCTCCAGGACAGGCTGCGGTTGCCGCGATCGATGTTCACACCGAGATTCAGGGTTGGGAATCGGGTGTGTTGGCCCAAGTGCTCGATGGCGTATTGGTCGAGCGAAATGGTGTTTCGAAATCCGCTGCCGGTGGGATCTTTAGCGCCGGTGAGAAAACAGTTTTCCGTGGAGTGCCCGCCCGAGACGGCGGGATGCGAGAGGCCGGAGAAGATGGTGAAGTCATTCCGGAACGTTTCGAGATTCTTGAGCAGCGGCGAAAGGGTGTAGTCGCGGCCGGTTTGCTTCGGGAAAAACGGGGCGGGCAGGACGCCGAGGTTATTGGAGATCAACAACATCCGATTGGCTGCGGGTTGTTCCTTCCGTGCATGAGCGTGCTGCAGGAGCGCAGGCAGAGGCAGGCTAACGCCCAGGCCGCGCAGGAAGTGGCGGCGGGAGATGGGTGACATTGAGCGGGCGTGGGGCATGGTTAACGCATGATGGGGCTGGCGCAAAAGGTTCGAAGCAGATCACCGACGCGGTAGTTGTGGAGTTGGCACTGATCGAGGATACGCTCGATCTCGGCCCGTTCGGAGAATCGCACCGGCGTGCCGGTGGCGTAGAGGGTGAATTGGTGCAGGAGATTCCGGGCTAGTTGCCGAGGTTTCTGGGCGAGGATGGTTTTGAGTTTATGAATGTCGGGAAAGGTTTCTCCACTCAAGAGTTGCCCATGGGGTTCTACTTCCTTTCGAATAAAGTATGTAAAGGGGTGCCCGGCAGGATCGTAGCCGGTAATTTTTTCGTCTCCGGCGATGGGGTTGCGGTAATGGTCTCGCCAAGCCCCCATCACATCAAAGCTTTCGAGGGCGAAGCCAATGGGGTCGAAACGGGCATGGCACTTGGCACAGGATTTCACCTCCGTATGTTTGCTCAGTTGCTCTCGAATTGTGGTGGCACCGCGGATATCTGGTTCGACCGCGGGAATGGATTTCGGCGGGGGCGGCGGCGGGTCCCCCATGATTTTTTCCATTACCCAAACGCCCCGCAAGACGGGAGAGGTGGTGGTGCCGTTGGAAGTGTGTTTGAGGATCGAGGCTTGAGTCAGCAAGCCTCCGCGAGGGCTCCAATGGGGCAGCATGACTTTACGGAGACTGGAGCCGCGGACGCGAGGTAGATCGTAGTGCGCCGCCAGACGGTCGTTAACAAACGTAAAGTTGGAATCGGCAATCGTGGCGACGGGCAGGTTTTCGGTGATCAACGTTTTAACAAACCGATGGGTCTCCTTTTCCATAGAGTCGACGAGGTAATCGTCCTTTCGGTACTCAGGGTACAGTCGGTTGTCGGGTTCATCCCGGCGCAGATTGGCCATATTCAGCCATTGATCCACGAAACCATAGATGAACCGATCAAACCGTCGATCCGCAAGCATCCGAGTCAGTTCTGGCTTTAGTATTTCCGGTTCATTGAGTTGGGCTTCCTTCGCCAAGGCATATAGGCGGTTGTCCGGTTTGGAGTTCCAGAGCAAATGGGAAAGTCGATTAGCGTAAGCGACGGGGGAGGATTGTTGTTGAGCGTTCAGGAATAGAAAATGATTAGAGCAAAGAAAAGCCTGATACCCCTTCAGCATGGCATCGGCAAACGGCGTTCCGTCATCCAGGTTCTTGTGAATGAGATCCAAAAAGATTGTGAAATCATCCTCCGCCAATGGCAGGTGGGTAGCGGTATTGGCAAACCGGCGGAAAAGCAGCTCGGCGTCCTGATGCGGTTCCTTGCTTTCCACGCTTACGGGGAGCTTGCTGTTGGGTACGGCGGGCTTGATGGGCAGTTTTCCGAAGAGGAATTCGTGGGAAGAGGGTGGCCAATTTGGCGGATTGAGCGGGCCTTCTACTTCGATCCACTCAATGACTCCACCACGGTGTCCTTCTTTCGGCATAGGAGGGAAGTCGTAGTAAAATCCCTTGTCTGTTCGAATGAACGGGACTGGCAGGCCAAGAAAACTATACTCAAATGTCTCCCCTTTTTTGAGGTGAACGGTGGTCTCAAATTTCTTCGTCTCAGGTTGGAGATCAATCCAGCCGCCAGTTTCGCGGACATCACCGGACACATCCGGCCCTGTGGGTTTGCGGGCGCGGAAGCTCATGGGTACGGGGGCGTGGGCCGGGACGATTCTGAGCCCGCTCACTTGGCGAACTGCCCGGCCCGCGAACCGGACACGATACGTTCCTGATTTGGACGCCCGAAAATTTCTGGGGTAACCGAAGTAGGGCCAAGTGGCCGAGCGGAAGACGGCCAGGTGCAAATTGGGGTCAGCTTGTTCCTCGGGCTTCATTGCCTTAATCGTGTTGCCGTTGATCCGGATCATTTTGTTTCCACGGACAAAGAACATCGCTTCGCGTCCACCGAAGGTCGTGAAGCCCGTAAAGAGATTCACACCCGTCGCCTTGAATTTCTGTGGGGAGGCCGGTGCGAGTGAAGGCGCTATCGACTCCATTAATGCTTTCTCGGAGGCATCCAGGTAAGCGTTCAAATGGACCCGCGAAAGGTCTAGCAACCCAACGACTTTGGTGAAGCCATGCGCGCGACGGTCTTCAGGGAGCCGGTCTTTCACGTCCAAAGTAGGCACCTTTAGCAGGTCGCGGAGGTTATCCTGAAACTCATCCCGCGTCAGTCGGCGCGCCGGCCAGCGACTCTGCTGCGTGATTTCCCGCCTATCCGCATGCCGTAAAGTATCTCCCAATAACTTTAATGCGGAATCTCTTTCCTCAACGTCGATGTTCTTCGCTTTCCCTCCCGGAGGCATTTCCTTTTTGTCGACTCGGTCAAACAGTCGCACCCAAGTGGAAAGCGTTTTGTCGGCGGCCAAATCCCGGGAGAGCTTGGTCAAATCCAAATCCGCCTTGGGCTCGTCTGAGCCATGGCAATCCACACAATGCCGATCTAGAAACACCTCAACCGGTTCCGGGAAATTTTTCTGATTCCCCGACGCCGGGAGAGAGAGCCCGTAGGTAAGACACAATCCCAGCCACAAACATTTCAAACTGGTGTTGGTAAGCCGCCGCATAATCGATCTGATTCAACGTTAAAACAAAATTACAGGGTGGGCAACGTTGCCCTTATGGAGGCGGTTGCACCGGTGAGCAATTGATCCAAGGATAATGGGCGGACGTATAAAATGGCGATGTATTCGAAATATTTCGTGTGAGCACGAAGCTGACTTGATAAAAGCCCTGACACGTGGGTTTGATTGCCATCACCCGCTCCATCAAATTCTATGATTTTTTGAAGGAGAACCTGAGAATCGAGGGATTCTCTTGGACGGGGTTCGGGGGATTTTCCTTTGGTTGGACACCCTTGTACAAGCGTTTTTGACCTGGACCAATTCCCGGACGACCGAGCCTTCGGGGAGCATTTGCATGTGCGGGTCTTGCGCTGGAAGGCGGGGGCCATATACTCAGTGGCGCATGAAATGCATTGGTACATTAGGGTTGGGTTTGGCGATTGTGTTAACGGTGAGTGCGGCTGACGAGAAGGGGCCGGATTTTTCAAGGGAAGGGGTGGCTTTCTTAAAGCAGCACTGTCTGGAATGCCATAGCGGGGAGGACCCGAAGGCGGAGTTGTCGCTGGAAGGGTATCGGGATTCGGCATCAGTGGTGAAGGGCCGCAAGACGTTTGAGAAGGTGTTGCGGATGTTGGCGATTGGGGAGATGCCACCCAAAAAGAAGGCGCGGCCGACGGTGGCGGCGGTGGAGGCGTTCACGGAGAGAGTCCAGGCGGTTTGGGATTATTCGGATCGCAACTCGAAACCGGATCCGGGCCGGGTGACTATGCGGCGGCTCAATCGCGTGGAATATCGCAACACGGTGCGCGATTTGCTCGGGGTGGATTTTGATCCGACTGAGAGTTTTCCCTCGGACGATATCGGGCACGGGTTTGATAACATCGGCGATGTGTTGACGTTGTCGCCGGTGTTGATGGAACGCTATCTCGATGCCGCGGAGACCATTTCAAAAAGGGTCATTTCGGTGAACCCGCCCAAGCCGCCGGTGCGATATCTTTCGGGGATTTATCTGCAGCCGGGCGGAAGCACGACCAAGGATCCGTTTCGTCGGATGGACCCCGCGTCGGAGGATGCCAAGGTGTCCGGGCCGCTCACCGGGCCGGGCGGTTATTTTAAGCTCACGGCGGATGCCGAGTTGTTTTTGCGCGCGACTCTGTACGCCGAGCCGAAGGGCAAGGAACCGGTGCACGTGGCGTTGTACATTCAGGGCGGGGGAGTGAAAGAGGGATCCAGTGCTCAGGAGTTGGCGAAGGTATTCGGCGGCGAATCGCCGCGGTTGAAGGGGGCGAAGATTTTAAAAACATTCGAAATCACTGCGCGCGATTCGAAGGCGCCGCAGACCATCGAGGTCAAGGTTTCCCGAACCGCTGTGGCCAATGCCGGGATTGCGCTGGTGAAACCGGCCTCGGGCAAGCCCCATGCGATTTTGCATATTCGGCATCTGTCGACCGAGGGGCCGCTGGAAACCCGCCCCTCATCGCACCTGAAACTACTCGGCCCGACAATGGGCCAGCCGACCGCGGCCCGCCAGCAAGAGATGATCGGTC is drawn from Limisphaerales bacterium and contains these coding sequences:
- a CDS encoding DUF1592 domain-containing protein, producing MRRLTNTSLKCLWLGLCLTYGLSLPASGNQKNFPEPVEVFLDRHCVDCHGSDEPKADLDLTKLSRDLAADKTLSTWVRLFDRVDKKEMPPGGKAKNIDVEERDSALKLLGDTLRHADRREITQQSRWPARRLTRDEFQDNLRDLLKVPTLDVKDRLPEDRRAHGFTKVVGLLDLSRVHLNAYLDASEKALMESIAPSLAPASPQKFKATGVNLFTGFTTFGGREAMFFVRGNKMIRINGNTIKAMKPEEQADPNLHLAVFRSATWPYFGYPRNFRASKSGTYRVRFAGRAVRQVSGLRIVPAHAPVPMSFRARKPTGPDVSGDVRETGGWIDLQPETKKFETTVHLKKGETFEYSFLGLPVPFIRTDKGFYYDFPPMPKEGHRGGVIEWIEVEGPLNPPNWPPSSHEFLFGKLPIKPAVPNSKLPVSVESKEPHQDAELLFRRFANTATHLPLAEDDFTIFLDLIHKNLDDGTPFADAMLKGYQAFLCSNHFLFLNAQQQSSPVAYANRLSHLLWNSKPDNRLYALAKEAQLNEPEILKPELTRMLADRRFDRFIYGFVDQWLNMANLRRDEPDNRLYPEYRKDDYLVDSMEKETHRFVKTLITENLPVATIADSNFTFVNDRLAAHYDLPRVRGSSLRKVMLPHWSPRGGLLTQASILKHTSNGTTTSPVLRGVWVMEKIMGDPPPPPPKSIPAVEPDIRGATTIREQLSKHTEVKSCAKCHARFDPIGFALESFDVMGAWRDHYRNPIAGDEKITGYDPAGHPFTYFIRKEVEPHGQLLSGETFPDIHKLKTILAQKPRQLARNLLHQFTLYATGTPVRFSERAEIERILDQCQLHNYRVGDLLRTFCASPIMR
- a CDS encoding DUF1552 domain-containing protein, translated to MPHARSMSPISRRHFLRGLGVSLPLPALLQHAHARKEQPAANRMLLISNNLGVLPAPFFPKQTGRDYTLSPLLKNLETFRNDFTIFSGLSHPAVSGGHSTENCFLTGAKDPTGSGFRNTISLDQYAIEHLGQHTRFPTLNLGVNIDRGNRSLSWSRDGALLPAEDKPSALFRKMFIQGSPREIEQRLQRLKERGSILDTLHADAKRLQTRSGHEDKTRLDQYFTSIRELEQGLTVAEEWESRPKPKTNQPAPQDILDRAQFFPKLNLMLRMAQLAFESDSTRIVTLMVDAFDTPVFQISAEEKSLTGYHNLSHHGQSPEKIRQLEKIDHRQMQTLAALFKQLRDTREPNGTLLDSTMVLYGSNMGDANVHNCDNLPILLAGGRFQHGQHLAFDARNNQPLCRLFLSILQQMGIESEAFSSGQGTLPGLHNS